One region of Chitinophagales bacterium genomic DNA includes:
- a CDS encoding gliding motility-associated C-terminal domain-containing protein — MKNYVLFLSFIFFFNKADAQPCTYRDSFKPTLTNTCSTYNIGPYVGWAQFCSTTGYTGSGRYTVVKVCTDSIPNCINLTVSPGTYTGNMEITLFSSCWTNSPSGYINNSYKCINGSSGFYSTEGLGLAANTCYVAAIWTKDTGTFQMCRQLSARPADDTCLGATTVPYVATSYNTSCYSHDATKEPNNACGATSLKKSRWFKHVLTCDTFARFYYGNINCVGGSIASSGYNIFYYTGNCSSLSYYGCQSGTGGNTSYPVVGQTLGTTIYILVNGNFGSNCNFTIRTDSPVIAKTITQNLSICNGKSIIVAGIPRTTAGTYRDTIFKPCGAATVIDSIRIFNLTIRPTSTTTIDTSICQGRSIFFKGQNRTTAGTYRDTLVKTNGCDSILILNLSIKPNSFNTLNTQICSGQSILFNSALRTTTGTYLDTLTSANGCDSFLTLNLTVNPTATTNIFDTICQGGSRLFNGILRTTSGIYRDTFLTSKNCDSFILLNLHVKPSSSKTIDTAICQGKFVFFKGQNRTTAGTYRDTLVNAKGCDSFVILNLTIKNTSTTTINLSICQGNFVVFKGQNRTTTGTYRDTLVNAVGCDSIIILNLTVKPHSFTTLNTQICAGQSIIFNSIVRTTTGTYLDTLLSANGCDSFITLNLTVNPTPTTNIFDTICQGGSRLFNGILRTTSGVYRDTLLTSKNCDSFILLNLHVKSTSAKTIDTAICQGKSILFKGQNRTTAGTYRDTLVNSKGCDSIVILNLTIKNTSSTNITLNICQGSFVVFKGQNRTTSGVYRDTLTNAVGCDSFVTLNLTVHPINTTNLNISICAGNSYFFKGQNRMTTGIYRDTIKTAFNCDSFIILNLSVLPSLNRTIDSAICQGKSVFFKGQNRTTAGTYRDTIVNPSPSCDSIITLNLTVKNTSTRNLFDTICQGQSVLFKGVPRTTTGIYRDTLINAVGCDSFINLNLFVKAIPAINAGLDTSRVNCATDSVRLGSVAIAGQTYLWTPNTGLSSGSIAQPWAKPTSTTSYILEATLTSSGCKLKDTIIVTVLPSTVNASVRKYLRTCRGASGQSIGGTPTASGGTGPYTYLWTPNTYLSSNTVANPSLVSMQHSSNTYVVQITDNKGCIARDTCLVIIDSLPRNAAGRDTNVCRNANLTIGKPPQTKINYSWNPVTGLSSSNIANPNFNSTTAGSYQYILNVTDSSNTCSLLDTITIQIHPQKFDTLRPAICAGQSFFFNGAPRTTAGTYFQTAMTSKGCDSFIVLYLTVNNTSSKTIDSQICQGRSVFFKGQNRTTTGTYRDTFLNSKNCDSVVTLNLTVNPTPTTNINLTICQGQSVNFKGTPRTTNGIYRDTLLTTKSCDSFIILNLTVLPKTFRTIDTAICQGKTYFFKGQPRSSNMTLIDTLVNTVGCDSVVTLNLSTKDTSTRIIRDTICKNSLRLFNGNFLNNTGIYKDTLVNAKGCDSFLYLHLLVKDTSSRQLYDTICSNQFKTFNGINRTTSGVYRDTLVNSLGCDSLIYLNLFVKSTSSSINNIAICANQSYFFRGQFRTTAGTYRDTLPNARGCDSFITLNLSVKSLSSRTIDTTLCRGQTFFFKGQPRSLAGTYRDTLINAVGCDSFATLNLAFKDTSRYVYADTICKNQPVLFNGAWKDVTGIYRDTLVNAVGCDSFVYLNLLVYNNSTQILRDTICSNEFYFFNNQNLNVSGIYRDTFSNNLGCDSFVILNLVVHPTTSSARTINICQGQSYFFKGKSETTSGTYYDTLINKNGCDSFITLTLIVNPLPIANAGPDKIRVNCDGDSVQLGVAPTPSYTYLWTPYVALQSPTLANPYSKATVKTRYALLVTNSITGCQASDTVEVDTLNSKLTGSAVVRNLRCYNDFSGQLNIQASNGYQPYGYKVNVMNNYISSNIIGNLSATPSAVYTIIDNKGCLFSGAFVITQPDSIRITTIVKDNLKCFNDSSGKIAIEVSGGTPPYQFSWNRSSSTDSIADKLASGEHIVTIRDDSFCSKQYPVILQEPARIFLSDTIKYPNPCFGDSLGKIKAIANGGTEPYNYYWSNGKATQEIDKLKEGVYRLTIQDRNLCSDSFRVHLEDPRKLRIDSVPKKDLNCNDNAEIRFVVSQGSPPYLYSINGGDIYKKDSLFRIHKTGLFPLSVLDRNLCLVKDSVTIGYQSLIKIKLEPQEKTIELGEQVQLGFRVIEGDSNLIERLRWSPSAGLNCSDCEAPIASPYSSESYTLDVEYAVECQTSDKIKIKVESKDELYIPSAFYPYSDKLENRTFKIYSNNILRASLSIYNRWGEKVYESDEPHRIGWNGEYKGEILNSGIFYYHLDLTYIDGRKVIRKGDVNLIR; from the coding sequence ATGAAAAACTATGTACTTTTTCTTTCTTTTATTTTCTTCTTCAATAAGGCGGATGCACAGCCTTGTACCTATAGAGATTCATTCAAACCAACACTAACAAATACCTGTAGTACCTATAATATTGGTCCATATGTGGGTTGGGCACAATTTTGCTCTACTACTGGATATACTGGCTCAGGACGATATACGGTAGTTAAAGTATGTACAGACAGCATTCCCAATTGTATCAATTTAACGGTCTCTCCTGGAACCTATACTGGGAATATGGAAATTACTTTATTCTCTAGCTGCTGGACAAATAGTCCAAGTGGATATATAAATAATTCATATAAATGCATCAATGGGTCTTCAGGCTTCTACTCCACAGAGGGGCTAGGACTAGCAGCTAATACTTGCTATGTAGCTGCCATTTGGACAAAGGATACCGGTACATTTCAAATGTGCAGACAATTGAGTGCACGACCCGCAGACGACACCTGCCTTGGAGCTACTACTGTGCCCTATGTGGCTACCAGCTATAACACTTCATGCTATTCCCATGATGCTACAAAAGAGCCCAATAATGCTTGTGGAGCTACTAGTTTAAAAAAATCTAGATGGTTTAAACATGTTCTGACCTGTGACACCTTTGCTAGATTCTATTATGGGAATATAAACTGTGTAGGCGGAAGTATTGCATCTTCCGGATATAATATATTCTATTATACTGGTAATTGTAGCTCATTGTCATATTATGGCTGCCAATCAGGCACAGGAGGGAATACTTCTTATCCTGTTGTTGGACAAACGTTAGGAACAACCATTTATATTCTTGTGAATGGGAATTTTGGTTCTAATTGTAATTTTACTATTAGAACAGATAGCCCAGTTATCGCTAAAACGATTACCCAAAATTTATCCATCTGTAATGGGAAAAGTATTATTGTTGCGGGCATTCCTAGAACCACAGCAGGAACCTATCGCGATACTATATTTAAACCCTGCGGTGCTGCCACAGTAATAGATTCTATCCGTATTTTCAATCTCACTATTCGTCCCACATCGACTACCACTATTGACACCAGCATATGCCAAGGAAGATCTATTTTCTTCAAGGGGCAGAATAGAACGACAGCAGGTACCTATAGAGATACTCTTGTCAAAACGAATGGCTGTGATAGCATATTGATACTTAATTTATCCATCAAACCTAATAGCTTCAATACCCTGAATACTCAGATTTGTTCCGGGCAATCTATTCTTTTTAATTCCGCATTGCGCACGACCACAGGGACATATTTAGATACTCTTACGAGTGCTAATGGTTGTGATAGTTTTTTAACCTTAAACCTAACCGTTAATCCAACTGCCACAACGAATATTTTTGATACCATATGCCAAGGTGGCTCTCGACTCTTTAATGGAATTTTGAGAACGACCAGTGGTATCTATCGTGACACATTTTTAACTTCTAAAAACTGCGATAGTTTTATTCTTTTAAATCTACATGTAAAGCCATCCTCCTCGAAAACTATAGATACTGCCATTTGTCAAGGAAAATTTGTTTTCTTTAAAGGACAGAATAGAACCACAGCAGGAACCTATCGTGATACCTTAGTCAACGCTAAAGGCTGTGATTCTTTTGTGATACTAAACTTGACGATTAAGAATACGAGTACGACTACCATCAATCTATCCATATGCCAAGGAAATTTCGTGGTATTCAAAGGACAAAATAGGACTACCACAGGAACATATCGTGATACCCTAGTCAATGCTGTCGGTTGTGATAGTATTATCATTTTAAATCTTACAGTGAAGCCGCATAGTTTCACCACACTCAATACCCAGATATGTGCTGGACAATCTATCATTTTTAATTCTATAGTGCGAACTACCACTGGCACGTATTTGGATACCCTCCTAAGTGCAAATGGTTGTGATAGCTTCATAACCTTAAACCTAACTGTAAATCCTACTCCCACAACAAATATTTTTGATACCATTTGTCAAGGAGGCTCTCGACTATTCAATGGTATTTTGAGGACGACCTCAGGCGTTTATCGCGATACGCTCCTCACATCTAAAAATTGCGATAGTTTTATTCTACTCAATCTCCATGTAAAATCTACTTCGGCTAAAACAATAGACACCGCCATCTGTCAAGGGAAATCAATTCTCTTCAAAGGGCAGAATAGAACCACAGCAGGAACCTATCGTGATACATTAGTTAATTCAAAAGGCTGTGATTCTATTGTGATACTAAACTTGACGATTAAAAATACGAGTAGCACCAATATTACATTAAATATTTGTCAAGGAAGTTTTGTAGTCTTCAAAGGGCAAAATAGAACCACAAGCGGAGTATATCGAGATACGCTGACGAATGCTGTCGGATGTGATTCTTTCGTGACTCTTAATCTCACAGTTCACCCCATTAATACAACCAACTTGAATATCTCGATTTGTGCCGGTAATTCTTATTTTTTCAAAGGGCAGAATAGAATGACAACAGGTATATATCGAGATACTATTAAGACTGCCTTTAATTGTGATAGTTTTATCATTTTAAATTTAAGTGTTTTACCTAGTCTCAATAGAACTATTGATAGTGCGATATGTCAAGGAAAATCTGTTTTCTTCAAAGGGCAGAATCGAACCACTGCAGGCACCTATCGCGATACCATTGTAAATCCATCGCCGAGCTGCGACAGTATCATCACACTCAATCTAACGGTAAAAAATACATCTACACGCAATTTGTTTGATACGATATGTCAAGGTCAAAGTGTCCTATTCAAGGGAGTTCCAAGAACTACAACAGGAATTTATAGAGATACACTCATAAATGCAGTAGGTTGCGATAGCTTTATAAATTTAAATTTATTCGTAAAGGCTATTCCTGCAATCAATGCAGGATTAGATACTTCGCGAGTGAATTGTGCCACAGATAGTGTGCGACTGGGTAGCGTAGCCATAGCAGGGCAAACCTATCTATGGACGCCAAATACTGGATTGAGTTCGGGCTCTATAGCCCAGCCTTGGGCTAAGCCTACATCGACCACGAGCTATATCTTAGAAGCAACCCTTACGTCTAGTGGTTGTAAACTGAAAGATACCATTATCGTTACTGTACTTCCGAGTACAGTCAATGCCTCTGTGCGAAAATATCTTCGCACTTGTAGAGGTGCTTCGGGTCAAAGCATTGGCGGTACTCCTACAGCAAGCGGAGGCACTGGTCCTTATACCTATTTATGGACACCGAATACCTATCTCAGCAGCAATACTGTAGCTAATCCTAGCCTAGTCTCCATGCAGCATAGCAGCAATACTTATGTGGTGCAAATAACCGATAATAAAGGCTGCATAGCACGTGACACTTGCTTAGTGATCATTGATTCACTTCCTAGAAACGCAGCAGGCAGAGATACCAATGTTTGTAGGAATGCAAACTTAACTATAGGCAAGCCACCCCAAACCAAGATAAATTACTCTTGGAACCCTGTTACAGGGTTAAGTTCGTCGAATATAGCTAATCCTAATTTCAATTCCACTACTGCTGGTAGTTATCAATATATTCTCAATGTAACAGATAGCAGCAATACTTGTTCCCTGCTCGATACCATAACTATACAAATTCATCCTCAAAAATTTGACACTCTAAGACCTGCAATATGCGCTGGTCAGAGCTTTTTCTTCAATGGAGCACCTCGCACGACTGCAGGCACTTATTTCCAAACTGCTATGACTTCTAAAGGCTGTGATAGCTTCATAGTGCTATATCTCACAGTGAATAATACCTCCTCTAAGACTATAGATAGCCAAATATGTCAGGGTCGTTCTGTGTTTTTCAAAGGTCAGAATAGAACCACAACGGGTACCTATAGAGATACATTTTTAAACTCAAAAAACTGTGATAGTGTCGTAACGCTTAATCTCACAGTAAATCCAACCCCTACGACGAATATTAATCTCACAATATGTCAGGGACAAAGTGTAAACTTTAAAGGAACACCAAGAACTACCAATGGAATTTATCGAGACACCTTACTAACCACTAAGAGTTGTGATAGTTTTATAATTCTCAATCTAACGGTATTGCCTAAAACCTTCAGAACGATAGATACTGCAATTTGTCAGGGGAAAACTTATTTCTTCAAAGGACAGCCGAGAAGCAGCAATATGACACTCATCGATACCCTTGTGAATACAGTGGGATGCGACAGTGTAGTAACTTTAAATCTCAGCACCAAAGATACCAGCACACGAATTATAAGGGACACTATCTGCAAAAATTCTCTACGACTTTTTAATGGAAATTTTCTGAATAATACAGGTATTTATAAAGATACGTTAGTCAATGCAAAAGGCTGCGACAGTTTCCTATATTTGCACCTCCTGGTAAAAGACACTAGTTCAAGACAATTATACGATACGATATGCAGCAATCAATTTAAAACATTCAACGGTATCAATAGAACGACGTCTGGCGTTTATCGCGACACATTGGTCAATTCACTAGGCTGTGATAGTTTAATCTACCTCAACTTGTTTGTCAAATCTACATCAAGTTCAATCAATAATATCGCTATCTGCGCCAATCAATCTTATTTTTTCAGAGGACAGTTTAGAACTACAGCTGGAACCTACAGAGATACCCTGCCAAATGCAAGAGGTTGCGATAGCTTTATTACACTCAATCTTTCGGTAAAGTCACTATCCTCTCGCACGATAGATACGACGCTATGCAGAGGGCAGACATTTTTCTTTAAAGGTCAGCCAAGAAGCCTAGCAGGTACTTATCGTGATACGCTGATTAATGCTGTAGGTTGTGATAGTTTTGCAACCCTAAATCTCGCATTTAAAGACACTAGCAGATATGTATATGCTGATACTATTTGTAAAAATCAACCTGTCCTATTCAATGGAGCATGGAAAGATGTCACAGGAATATATCGCGATACTTTGGTCAATGCAGTAGGTTGTGATAGCTTTGTTTATTTAAACTTATTAGTCTATAATAATAGTACACAAATCTTAAGAGATACGATATGTAGCAACGAATTTTATTTTTTTAATAATCAAAATTTAAATGTATCAGGAATCTATCGTGATACTTTTTCAAACAATCTTGGCTGCGATAGTTTTGTCATACTAAATCTTGTCGTGCATCCTACTACCTCTTCTGCCAGAACAATCAATATCTGTCAAGGTCAATCCTATTTCTTCAAAGGAAAATCTGAAACTACTTCTGGAACGTATTATGACACACTCATAAACAAAAATGGCTGTGATAGTTTTATCACCCTAACCTTAATAGTCAACCCGCTGCCGATAGCCAATGCTGGTCCAGACAAAATACGTGTGAACTGTGATGGCGATAGTGTACAGCTAGGCGTAGCTCCTACACCATCCTATACTTATTTGTGGACACCGTACGTCGCTCTTCAATCTCCTACATTAGCCAATCCTTATTCAAAGGCAACTGTGAAAACCCGATATGCCCTCCTAGTAACGAATAGCATTACAGGCTGTCAAGCGAGCGATACGGTAGAGGTGGATACGCTCAATAGCAAGCTAACTGGTAGCGCTGTAGTTAGAAATCTTCGATGTTATAATGATTTCTCTGGACAGTTGAATATACAAGCTAGCAATGGCTACCAACCTTATGGCTACAAAGTCAATGTGATGAATAATTATATTTCTTCTAATATCATAGGAAATCTATCTGCAACTCCATCGGCTGTTTATACCATTATAGACAATAAAGGCTGTTTATTTTCTGGAGCTTTTGTTATTACGCAACCAGATTCTATTCGCATCACTACGATAGTAAAAGATAATCTTAAATGCTTTAATGATAGTTCTGGGAAGATAGCTATAGAAGTTAGTGGAGGCACACCTCCTTATCAATTTTCATGGAATAGAAGTTCAAGCACGGATTCGATAGCAGATAAACTAGCTAGTGGCGAACACATAGTCACTATTAGAGATGATAGTTTTTGCTCAAAGCAATATCCAGTCATACTCCAAGAACCAGCGAGAATTTTTCTCTCCGATACCATTAAATACCCTAACCCATGCTTCGGTGATTCTCTAGGTAAAATTAAGGCGATAGCTAACGGTGGCACAGAACCTTATAATTACTATTGGAGCAATGGTAAAGCCACACAGGAAATTGACAAATTAAAAGAAGGAGTTTACCGACTGACTATTCAGGATAGAAATCTTTGCAGCGATAGTTTCCGTGTGCATTTAGAAGATCCACGTAAACTCAGAATAGACTCTGTCCCTAAGAAAGATTTGAACTGTAATGATAATGCAGAAATACGTTTTGTGGTATCGCAAGGTAGTCCACCATATCTCTATAGTATCAATGGTGGCGATATTTATAAAAAAGATAGTCTATTCCGCATACATAAGACTGGCTTATTCCCGCTCAGTGTGCTAGATAGAAATCTATGTTTAGTTAAAGATTCTGTGACTATAGGATATCAGAGCCTAATCAAAATAAAACTAGAGCCTCAAGAAAAAACGATAGAACTTGGCGAACAAGTTCAACTTGGGTTCAGGGTTATAGAAGGTGATTCTAATCTTATAGAGCGACTGCGTTGGAGTCCTAGTGCTGGCCTGAATTGTAGTGATTGTGAAGCGCCAATAGCTTCTCCATATAGTAGCGAGAGCTATACATTAGATGTAGAATATGCAGTCGAATGTCAGACCTCTGATAAAATCAAAATCAAAGTGGAATCAAAAGATGAATTATATATCCCATCAGCATTTTATCCATATTCAGACAAATTAGAAAATCGTACATTTAAGATATACTCCAATAATATCCTGCGAGCTAGTCTATCTATATATAATCGATGGGGAGAAAAAGTGTATGAATCAGACGAGCCACATCGTATAGGCTGGAACGGAGAATACAAGGGTGAAATTTTGAATTCGGGCATCTTCTACTACCATCTTGACCTCACTTATATAGATGGGCGAAAAGTCATACGAAAAGGTGATGTTAATTTGATTCGCTAG